TGCATTAATGGTCATAATCAGTCTGCTAATGTTCCTCTCACGACTGATCTAATGAAATAATCTGCTCTGTTCTGCAGCAGGAGGAAGAGTGTGACAGCCTTCATCAGTCAGGTGAGGTGTTCCTCTGCTCACCTTTCATTGATTTCATTTCGACAATGGGAGATTAACATGGCTTTGATGTTTCAGTATAGCTTCTTCAGATTAGTGTGAGTGTTACAAAGTAACTAATcgctgtaatcaaattacttttatggagaaagtagtgtaacacattacagcTACTGACATTCAGTGACGGGAACTTCAGCTGCACATAATTCTGAAGGATTATTTAGGAACAATACATAATAAATGTGATTATGTTCATATGAGCgtctgtttgcgtgtgtgtgacaGAAGTCGTTAATATGTCGTTGCTAGGTAGAAACATGTATGTTGAGTGTATGACttcaaattaaaacttaaaatatttctgtgaaaagtgtttgaGAAAGTAACCTAAAAGTAAAGCCATTAGTAATGATATTACTTTTTCAAtgagtaaagtaatctgattacaatttcagATTAGTAATTAGTAAAAACACTGTTTAACTTCGAACTGCTGAATGACGTGTTCAGTCTTGTTCGTGAAACGATTGATCGGAGGATGTGTGTGAAGGTGTTCTCTGGGCTGAAGGACATGGACTCTCTGAAGAAGGAACTGGAGGAGGAGCTTAAACTCAACCCTGAAGATCTGAGGAGTCACGCCTGGTATCACGGGCCGCTGTCGCGCGAGGTGTGTCTGTGAGCGGTCCCATGCTAACATTTATAAGATGTATGATGTGTATTTGGACTGTAAGATGTGTATTTGGTGTGTTCCTGTAGGGTGCGGAGCAGTTGTTGTGTCGGGACGGTGATTTTGTGGTGCGTGATTCCAGCTCCAGCGCAGGTGATTATGTTCTGAGCTGCATGTGGAACAATCAACACGTGCATTTCAAAATCATACGTGTCGTTCTGAGACCCAAACAGGTACTGCATGTGTCCTGGCCTTTCTCATGGGAACAAACCATCTGATATTGAGTattctgagagtgtgtgtgtgtgtgtgtagggttaCTCCCGCGTTTTGTTCCAATTTGAGAACGATCAGTTCGACAACATTCCTGCGTTAATTCGATTCCACGTCGGCGGACGGCGTCCCATCTCAACTTCCTCCGGAGCGGTTATCTTCCATCCAATCACGCGCACCCTGCCTCTACGCATCATCAGTGAGCGCCAGGCTGCAAAATCATCAAGCTCATCTCATTGGTCGAGAGGTCAGAGCAAGAGGCGGAGCCTGAGTTCCTCTCAGAATGACACACTACAGGTCAACAACATCCTGCTCAGGTAAACACACAGATCTGTTACTACACAACACCAGAACACTCCGCTAAACAATCCCAGAGTCAGAGCTAGTGCATGTGTGCtttctgtagtgtagtgtgtgtgttgttgctgtggtaaccgtgtgtgtgtgtgtgtgtgtgtgtgtgtgtgtaggagtggCAGTCAGCCTGCTAACCTGGAGACAGTGGGGAGACCATCTCTACAGTCTGCACATTCTGACAGCAACCTCCGCACCGGTACTACAcgctagcaaccacacagaacaccctagcaacatatagccaatcacattttttcagaacatgttaaatcaacagcctaaTTTTAACAAGTCAGTTTgattaattctataaaaataacacattaaaaaagattaacacaattatacaccaacGGAACAAGTACCAGCTTCATGTTATTAGCagtctcagtcagcagggggcagtaagtgcagCTCCAGCTGTACACACAACAAACCAACAGATGCAATATACTGACCTCTTTTTCTGAACCGTTTTCCTATCAAGGGACGAGTATTTCTGAAATTACAGTATTtgctggtttaaataaatgcactGATGCATTCTGTACGCGCTAACACAGCAAGACTTTAAATGATATAgtattttgtgttgttattatttaaaattatttgaattattatctattattatttattatattacagtTAAAATCAAGgctatttttatgcttattaaatATATTCCGGAGGCCTCGTGAAGCAGTTCAAATGGACTTGCGGGGCACATACAGCCCTGAGGCCGGAGGCTCCCCATGCCTCCTTTACTCGGATGCCATAATGAAATGTCTTTAaatgatctgaattattatatattatgtctGTCAATCAATTGCACtttttaaatctaattaattacacacCAATCAATTAATCGGTAtcacatacactgatgagccaaaacattatgaccacctgcctaatatgctgttggcccTACGAGTGCCTCCAAAACTGCGCCAACCCGCCAAGGCATGGagtctacaagacccctgaaggtgtcctgtgtgtatctggcaccaagacatcagcagcagatccttcaagtcctgtaagttgtgaggtggagccgccgtggatcagacatgttggtccagcacattccacagataaaatctggagaatttggaggccaaggcaACACCTTGTTGGATCTTGTTGCTGTAATGTGTGCAGTGAGGCGGGCGCATTATCCTTCTGAAAGAGGTCACTGACATTAATGAGCATttggcacccaacaccctgtcaccagtttgtggtttgtccctcctcggaccactgtcggtagatactcaccactgctgaccgggagcaccccaccagccgtttcagagatgctctgacccagtcaccTGGCCATAATAATTTGGTCCTTGATTGATCActcaccatctaatctacccagaccttgacctgtgaccttgttaggagatgatcaacgttattcacttcacctgtgagtggtcataatgttttggctcatcagtgtatattgaATTAGATATATTTGGTGGCCTTCATCAGCAaatgtatataattaaataaaaaaaaaagtattaaaataaaaattgtcatttgTATTTGAATCGATTGAATATTGTTTGTGCAGGTGTACCTCAGACGAGTCCATCACAGGAGTTAAGCCCCGCCCCCATTTCGCCAGTGTTCCGCACAGGAAGTGAACCTCTACTCAGCCCAGCCAATTCCTGCGCCACTAGGCTTAGCCAATCAGGTCTCGGCGGCTCACCTTTCCGTGGCTCCGATGGACAGCTGCATTCTCGGGCGCCGCCCAAACCGCTGCGGATCACCATCCTGTCCCCCCCCACTCCGACCGTTTCGGAGGACGACCCTGTCGATCTCTATGGCGAGCTGGTGCCACAGGTGAGAGTATACcaccttaaagtcaacatgaaatcaaaatgaacccTACTACTGTATCTACCATTTCTTATGTCATGTTCCTAATCCTTTAATATACATTTAGTAATGAGAATATAGAGAGTAAATACAGTATGTCCTCTGACCTCATGTAGGTTCCAGTCACCATGTTGCCCAAAGGTCACGCGACGCAGCTCCGTGCTCAGGAGAAATGGACCAGTCGCGCGCGTCTCACCGAAACTAGCTTTGGGTTCCTAGAGGCGCAGAAACAGGAAGAAAATCGCCGGTCGGGACAGACAGCGATGGAGACGATGAAGGACACGGACTGGCATTTTGAGCGTCCACAGACTGAGACCTCCTCATGTTTTCGTCTGGAGGATTTCCACTCGCTTCTGCTGCCGGAGAACAATCGTCCACTGGATCAGACCACACTTCTCAAAGTCAAAGATCTGCTGACGCACACCGACGCCAGGACCACTGCGTTACACATGCTCAGTGTCAACTGTCAGGTACAGCACGCAACATTTCCACCTGAACTTCAATGAAAACATTCTCATtttttgtctctctttctgtcaggTGGCTCGAGTCACAGGTGTGACGGTGGAGCAGAAGAGGATTATGGGAGTCGAAACAGGTTTAGAGCTCATCACACTACCACACGGAGGCCAGCTGAGACAAGACCTGTTGGAGAGGTGCGTGTCATAGTGATGATGATTATGTTATGGTACATGATGATGTGTGAAGATGTCATGTGATGTTCCCGTCAGGCATCATGTGATGGCTCTGGGCATCGCAGTGGATCTTCTGGGCTGTACGGGGATGGTGGGTCAGCGGGCGACTGTCCTGCACAAGACCATTCAGCTGGCACAAGAACTGCGGCACACCACACATGACCTGTACGCCTTCTCTGCTGTCATGAAGGCCCTGGAGATGccgcaggtgtgtgtgtgtgtgtgtgtgtgtgtatgtactgtaggTGGTGAAGCTGTATATGACACtgatctgatgtgtgtgtgtttgtgtgtgtgtgtgtgtggtgaagcTGTATATGACACtgatctgatgtgtgtgtgtttgtgtgtgtgtgtgtgtggtgaagcTGTATATGACACtgatctgatgtgtgtgtgtttgtgtgtatgtgtgagcgtgtatttatcacttcgtggggaccaaatgtccccataaggatagtaaaacccgaaattttagaccttgtggggacattttgtcggtccccatgaggaaaacagcttataaatcatactaaattatgttttttgaaaaggtaaaaatgcagaatgttttctgtgagggttaggtttaggggtagggttaggtttaggggatagaatataaagtttgtacagtataaaaaccattatgtctatggaaagtccccataaaacatggaaacacaacatgtgtgttgtgtgtgtgtgtgtgtgtgtgtgtgtgtgtgtgtggggggtggtgAAGCTGTATATGACACtgatctgatgtgtgtgtgtgtgtgtgtgtgtgtatgtgtgtgtgtaggtggtgAAGCTGTATATGACACtgatctgatgtgtgtgtgtgtgtgtgtatgtgtgtgtgtaggtggtgAAGCTGTATATGACACTGatctgatgtttgtgtgtgtgtgtgtgtgtgtgtgtgtgtgtaggtggtgAGGTTGGAGATGACGTGGAGAGCGTTAAGGCAGAATTACACTGACAGTGCTGTGATGTTTGAAAAGAGTCTCAAACCCTTCATGAAATCACTTAATGAAGGAGACGGtgagcgtgtgtctgtgtgtgtattgtgtagtttaaaaaatgtttaaaggtGTCTGTTTCAATGCTTAATGATGTCTAATATTTTCTGTATGTAGTGTTGTGTAGTTCacagtgtatgttgtgtatacTTTACAGTGAGTGCTGTGTAGTTTGcagtgtatgttgtgtatacTTTACAGTGAGTGCTGTGTAGTTTGcagtgtatgttgtgtatactttacagtgagtgctgtgtagtttacagtgtatgttgtgtatactttacagtgagtgttgtgtagtttacagtgagtgttgtgtagttcacagtgtatgttgtgtatactttacagtgagtgctgtgtagtttacagtgtatgttgtgtatacTTTACAGTGAGTGCTGTGTAGTTTGcagtgtatgttgtgtatactttacagtgagtgtggtgtagtttacagtgtatgttgtgtatactttacagtgagtgttgtgtagtttacagtgtatgttgtgtacaggtccttctcaaaaaattagcatattgtgataaagttcattattttccataatgtaatgataaaaattaaactttcatatattttagattcattgcacaccaactgaaatatttcaggtcttttattgttttaatactgatgattttggcatacagctcatgaaaacccaaaattcctatctcaaaaaattagcatatttcatccgaccaataaaagaagtgcttttaatacaaaaaaaaagtcaaccttcaaataattatgttcagttatgcactcaatacttggtcgggaatccttttgcagaaatgactgcttcaatgcggcgtggcatggaggcaatcagcctgtggcactgctgaggtgttatggaggcccaggatgtttcgatagcggccttaagctcatccagagtgttgggtcttgcgtctctcaactttctcttcacaatatcccacagattctctatggggttcaggtcaggagagttggcaggccaattgagcacagtaataccatggtcagtaaaccatttaccagtggttttggcactgtgagcaggtgccaggtcgtgctgaaaaatgaaatcttcatctccataaagcttttcagcagatggaagcatgaagtgctccaaaatctcctgatagctagctgcattgaccctgcccttgataaaacacagtggaccaacaccagcagctgacatggcaccccagaccatcattccttctccccagtcttcctccagactctggcaccttgatttcgaatgacatg
This DNA window, taken from Xyrauchen texanus isolate HMW12.3.18 chromosome 5, RBS_HiC_50CHRs, whole genome shotgun sequence, encodes the following:
- the LOC127643405 gene encoding breast cancer anti-estrogen resistance protein 3 homolog isoform X5, whose product is MCVKVFSGLKDMDSLKKELEEELKLNPEDLRSHAWYHGPLSREGAEQLLCRDGDFVVRDSSSSAGDYVLSCMWNNQHVHFKIIRVVLRPKQGYSRVLFQFENDQFDNIPALIRFHVGGRRPISTSSGAVIFHPITRTLPLRIISERQAAKSSSSSHWSRGQSKRRSLSSSQNDTLQVNNILLRSGSQPANLETVGRPSLQSAHSDSNLRTGVPQTSPSQELSPAPISPVFRTGSEPLLSPANSCATRLSQSGLGGSPFRGSDGQLHSRAPPKPLRITILSPPTPTVSEDDPVDLYGELVPQVPVTMLPKGHATQLRAQEKWTSRARLTETSFGFLEAQKQEENRRSGQTAMETMKDTDWHFERPQTETSSCFRLEDFHSLLLPENNRPLDQTTLLKVKDLLTHTDARTTALHMLSVNCQVARVTGVTVEQKRIMGVETGLELITLPHGGQLRQDLLERHHVMALGIAVDLLGCTGMVGQRATVLHKTIQLAQELRHTTHDLYAFSAVMKALEMPQVVRLEMTWRALRQNYTDSAVMFEKSLKPFMKSLNEGDDSVVSGPLSLPHMVPLLSLMEGEQDIVESTGRGCQLLYNLLQSARNAALHANDCTLHAYSLLSAGWEPIPELMEVFQTEFALRLFWGQTGAKAERKERYTKFNRILTVLSNKLEPDKTSEV
- the LOC127643405 gene encoding breast cancer anti-estrogen resistance protein 3 homolog isoform X2, which gives rise to MNNHSISRWLGQIGLPEYTRILEKQYYGLEGLLDVTEDDLRLMGVEDSEHRAIIIIQLKKQQPQTIQAIKETCSTRSTGSVTRKYSSTLSLNVVKPTTDLFRQSIMPRLRRRDDQRVSASCLQLLGQTTEEDHAPSSKHKLRRKSVTAFISQVFSGLKDMDSLKKELEEELKLNPEDLRSHAWYHGPLSREGAEQLLCRDGDFVVRDSSSSAGDYVLSCMWNNQHVHFKIIRVVLRPKQGYSRVLFQFENDQFDNIPALIRFHVGGRRPISTSSGAVIFHPITRTLPLRIISERQAAKSSSSSHWSRGQSKRRSLSSSQNDTLQVNNILLRSGSQPANLETVGRPSLQSAHSDSNLRTGVPQTSPSQELSPAPISPVFRTGSEPLLSPANSCATRLSQSGLGGSPFRGSDGQLHSRAPPKPLRITILSPPTPTVSEDDPVDLYGELVPQVPVTMLPKGHATQLRAQEKWTSRARLTETSFGFLEAQKQEENRRSGQTAMETMKDTDWHFERPQTETSSCFRLEDFHSLLLPENNRPLDQTTLLKVKDLLTHTDARTTALHMLSVNCQVARVTGVTVEQKRIMGVETGLELITLPHGGQLRQDLLERHHVMALGIAVDLLGCTGMVGQRATVLHKTIQLAQELRHTTHDLYAFSAVMKALEMPQVVRLEMTWRALRQNYTDSAVMFEKSLKPFMKSLNEGDDSVVSGPLSLPHMVPLLSLMEGEQDIVESTGRGCQLLYNLLQSARNAALHANDCTLHAYSLLSAGWEPIPELMEVFQTEFALRLFWGQTGAKAERKERYTKFNRILTVLSNKLEPDKTSEV
- the LOC127643405 gene encoding breast cancer anti-estrogen resistance protein 3 homolog isoform X4, with the translated sequence MASADLTCSARVMWTPLMCFWSKSTNHSRDLSGPRERQTGDNTSSSVCELVSCGELQCFPTEHSLQHSLTHGLIYSSFSSRRKSVTAFISQVFSGLKDMDSLKKELEEELKLNPEDLRSHAWYHGPLSREGAEQLLCRDGDFVVRDSSSSAGDYVLSCMWNNQHVHFKIIRVVLRPKQGYSRVLFQFENDQFDNIPALIRFHVGGRRPISTSSGAVIFHPITRTLPLRIISERQAAKSSSSSHWSRGQSKRRSLSSSQNDTLQVNNILLRSGSQPANLETVGRPSLQSAHSDSNLRTGVPQTSPSQELSPAPISPVFRTGSEPLLSPANSCATRLSQSGLGGSPFRGSDGQLHSRAPPKPLRITILSPPTPTVSEDDPVDLYGELVPQVPVTMLPKGHATQLRAQEKWTSRARLTETSFGFLEAQKQEENRRSGQTAMETMKDTDWHFERPQTETSSCFRLEDFHSLLLPENNRPLDQTTLLKVKDLLTHTDARTTALHMLSVNCQVARVTGVTVEQKRIMGVETGLELITLPHGGQLRQDLLERHHVMALGIAVDLLGCTGMVGQRATVLHKTIQLAQELRHTTHDLYAFSAVMKALEMPQVVRLEMTWRALRQNYTDSAVMFEKSLKPFMKSLNEGDDSVVSGPLSLPHMVPLLSLMEGEQDIVESTGRGCQLLYNLLQSARNAALHANDCTLHAYSLLSAGWEPIPELMEVFQTEFALRLFWGQTGAKAERKERYTKFNRILTVLSNKLEPDKTSEV
- the LOC127643405 gene encoding breast cancer anti-estrogen resistance protein 3 homolog isoform X1, producing the protein MNNHSISRWLGQIGLPEYTRILEKQYYGLEGLLDVTEDDLRLMGVEDSEHRAIIIIQLKKQQPQTIQAIKETCSTRSTGSVTRKYSSTLSLNVVKPTTDLFRQSIMPRLRRRDDQRVSASCLQLLGQTTEEDHAPSSKHKLSRRKSVTAFISQVFSGLKDMDSLKKELEEELKLNPEDLRSHAWYHGPLSREGAEQLLCRDGDFVVRDSSSSAGDYVLSCMWNNQHVHFKIIRVVLRPKQGYSRVLFQFENDQFDNIPALIRFHVGGRRPISTSSGAVIFHPITRTLPLRIISERQAAKSSSSSHWSRGQSKRRSLSSSQNDTLQVNNILLRSGSQPANLETVGRPSLQSAHSDSNLRTGVPQTSPSQELSPAPISPVFRTGSEPLLSPANSCATRLSQSGLGGSPFRGSDGQLHSRAPPKPLRITILSPPTPTVSEDDPVDLYGELVPQVPVTMLPKGHATQLRAQEKWTSRARLTETSFGFLEAQKQEENRRSGQTAMETMKDTDWHFERPQTETSSCFRLEDFHSLLLPENNRPLDQTTLLKVKDLLTHTDARTTALHMLSVNCQVARVTGVTVEQKRIMGVETGLELITLPHGGQLRQDLLERHHVMALGIAVDLLGCTGMVGQRATVLHKTIQLAQELRHTTHDLYAFSAVMKALEMPQVVRLEMTWRALRQNYTDSAVMFEKSLKPFMKSLNEGDDSVVSGPLSLPHMVPLLSLMEGEQDIVESTGRGCQLLYNLLQSARNAALHANDCTLHAYSLLSAGWEPIPELMEVFQTEFALRLFWGQTGAKAERKERYTKFNRILTVLSNKLEPDKTSEV
- the LOC127643405 gene encoding breast cancer anti-estrogen resistance protein 3 homolog isoform X3, with the protein product MQQGLLDVTEDDLRLMGVEDSEHRAIIIIQLKKQQPQTIQAIKETCSTRSTGSVTRKYSSTLSLNVVKPTTDLFRQSIMPRLRRRDDQRVSASCLQLLGQTTEEDHAPSSKHKLSRRKSVTAFISQVFSGLKDMDSLKKELEEELKLNPEDLRSHAWYHGPLSREGAEQLLCRDGDFVVRDSSSSAGDYVLSCMWNNQHVHFKIIRVVLRPKQGYSRVLFQFENDQFDNIPALIRFHVGGRRPISTSSGAVIFHPITRTLPLRIISERQAAKSSSSSHWSRGQSKRRSLSSSQNDTLQVNNILLRSGSQPANLETVGRPSLQSAHSDSNLRTGVPQTSPSQELSPAPISPVFRTGSEPLLSPANSCATRLSQSGLGGSPFRGSDGQLHSRAPPKPLRITILSPPTPTVSEDDPVDLYGELVPQVPVTMLPKGHATQLRAQEKWTSRARLTETSFGFLEAQKQEENRRSGQTAMETMKDTDWHFERPQTETSSCFRLEDFHSLLLPENNRPLDQTTLLKVKDLLTHTDARTTALHMLSVNCQVARVTGVTVEQKRIMGVETGLELITLPHGGQLRQDLLERHHVMALGIAVDLLGCTGMVGQRATVLHKTIQLAQELRHTTHDLYAFSAVMKALEMPQVVRLEMTWRALRQNYTDSAVMFEKSLKPFMKSLNEGDDSVVSGPLSLPHMVPLLSLMEGEQDIVESTGRGCQLLYNLLQSARNAALHANDCTLHAYSLLSAGWEPIPELMEVFQTEFALRLFWGQTGAKAERKERYTKFNRILTVLSNKLEPDKTSEV